In one Echinicola marina genomic region, the following are encoded:
- a CDS encoding glycosyltransferase family 2 protein codes for MFSVIIPLYNKAPYICRAIESVLQQSYRDFEIIVVNDGSSDGGEQLVEERYGSKVVLIHQANQGVSVARNNGISQAKGEYIAFLDADDLWHPMYLTVIKDGITRFPQAGVWGSSYSFYQKELSFSGEEFHLIQRYFDKAIVNTLFFTSAMVISKRFFDENIGFKEYLKRGEDLDVLFRAVLTFGSPAFCKARLVCYEQGDVKSATNVQFDISSSLLCEIGRNGYLRSSSIESKDDFNQFKIKYIYFNLFQYYLDSRNFREIRRIINHQGNKYFLGKIVYFIPSVLMKEIVKVSFLKKQLRNYLKFCFRVIYG; via the coding sequence TTGTTTTCAGTAATCATCCCTTTATACAATAAAGCACCATATATCTGCAGGGCTATTGAGTCTGTGCTTCAACAATCCTATAGAGATTTTGAGATCATCGTAGTGAATGATGGTTCTTCCGATGGAGGAGAGCAGCTTGTTGAGGAGAGATATGGGAGCAAAGTAGTTTTGATTCACCAGGCTAATCAGGGAGTATCAGTAGCCAGAAATAATGGTATTTCACAAGCAAAAGGTGAATATATCGCTTTTTTAGATGCAGATGATCTTTGGCACCCAATGTATTTGACGGTAATCAAAGATGGAATCACTCGATTTCCCCAAGCAGGAGTTTGGGGAAGTAGCTACAGTTTTTATCAAAAGGAACTAAGTTTTTCTGGAGAAGAGTTTCATTTAATACAAAGGTATTTTGATAAAGCAATTGTTAACACATTGTTTTTTACCTCTGCTATGGTGATATCCAAGCGATTTTTTGATGAGAATATTGGATTCAAAGAATACCTGAAAAGAGGAGAGGACCTAGATGTGCTTTTTAGGGCTGTATTGACTTTTGGAAGTCCTGCATTTTGCAAAGCACGGTTGGTTTGTTACGAACAAGGTGATGTAAAAAGTGCCACTAACGTTCAGTTTGATATATCCTCATCTCTACTATGTGAAATAGGGCGAAATGGATATTTAAGATCCTCATCAATTGAAAGTAAGGATGACTTTAACCAGTTTAAAATCAAATACATCTATTTTAATCTTTTTCAATACTACCTTGATTCCAGAAATTTCCGAGAAATAAGAAGGATTATCAACCATCAGGGGAACAAATATTTTCTTGGTAAAATAGTTTATTTTATTCCTAGTGTTCTCATGAAGGAAATAGTGAAAGTTTCTTTTCTTAAGAAACAGTTAAGAAACTATCTTAAATTTTGTTTTAGGGTTATCTACGGCTAA
- a CDS encoding glycosyltransferase produces MKIIRLVSSLDYGGVERRLINISHWQDEHEWIFCALGKGGEAEKQIMENGKNVVVLAQNIKIPSLVTILSLINFFRKEMPDVIHTSGAEANFHGVIAGRLAGIKNIITEEIGIPGQSKVANKVFQGIYRFSNHVLCNAKVVADYLVLKNKVSMSKVKIIDNPIPKSIQSKIAFSNDGIFRVLTVSRLEPVKNLESLILVFSKILQYYPKTILTIIGDGPQKEHLKGMVNEMNLDHKVDFVGFKTRPWEAILNVDLFVLNSHTEGFSNALAEAMLLGIPVLSTKAGVAPKLIYSGKSGWLVSPGNENELLSTMLSIMGLSLEELCEIGLNGKREVEEKYSLEKHVSDLMDIYNN; encoded by the coding sequence ATGAAAATAATACGCTTGGTTTCATCATTGGATTATGGAGGAGTTGAAAGGAGGCTGATTAACATTTCTCATTGGCAAGATGAGCATGAATGGATTTTTTGTGCATTAGGTAAAGGAGGGGAGGCTGAAAAACAAATTATGGAAAACGGAAAGAATGTAGTGGTTTTGGCTCAGAATATAAAGATACCAAGTTTGGTAACTATCCTATCCTTGATTAATTTTTTCAGAAAGGAAATGCCTGATGTTATCCATACCTCTGGAGCTGAAGCTAATTTCCATGGAGTGATAGCTGGTAGATTGGCAGGTATTAAAAATATAATTACTGAAGAAATTGGAATTCCTGGACAAAGTAAGGTAGCTAATAAGGTGTTCCAAGGAATTTATAGGTTTTCAAATCATGTCCTTTGTAATGCTAAAGTAGTGGCGGATTATTTAGTATTAAAAAACAAGGTTTCCATGTCAAAGGTAAAAATCATAGATAATCCTATTCCCAAAAGTATACAATCAAAAATAGCATTTTCAAATGATGGAATATTTAGGGTTTTGACCGTTTCTAGATTAGAACCAGTTAAAAACTTGGAGTCTCTGATTCTTGTTTTTTCAAAAATATTACAATATTATCCTAAAACCATTCTTACTATTATTGGTGATGGCCCACAAAAAGAACATCTTAAGGGAATGGTGAATGAAATGAACCTAGATCATAAAGTGGATTTTGTTGGGTTTAAGACTAGGCCTTGGGAAGCTATTCTAAATGTGGACCTGTTCGTATTAAACTCACATACGGAAGGGTTTTCCAATGCATTGGCTGAGGCGATGTTGTTGGGGATTCCAGTGCTTTCAACTAAGGCTGGGGTAGCACCAAAGTTGATTTATTCAGGTAAATCGGGCTGGCTGGTTTCTCCTGGTAATGAAAATGAGCTTTTATCTACAATGCTTTCTATAATGGGATTATCGCTAGAAGAGCTATGTGAGATTGGTTTAAATGGAAAAAGGGAGGTAGAAGAAAAATATTCTTTGGAAAAACATGTCTCCGACTTGATGGATATATATAATAATTAA
- a CDS encoding glycosyltransferase family 4 protein — translation MNSIRLLFCVETIASGGVEQTRLMICKYLIHRGFQIKITCTYAGGPIADSFQKLGVELIQVGAMKGPFDIDVHRKVQNLIKSFRPHIIHGGVFEGNSVTAISGFLKNVPIRIIEETSDPQNRSTKANWLLKIYSKMSDKVVAISPKVYEYLSLEAKIKPKEKIVLINNAVQAIQRSASNEIARLKLKFGIGDGNLVIGFVGRLNNDHKRISDLLSALPLLKSNRIKLLIVGNGVDMQMIKERVDELKLSNQVIFAGYQFNTSIFYQIMDIACFPSAREGFGLVAAEAMMHHLPVVATKVGGLQNVVVDGETGFLVPPYNPQSLADKLQHLIDHPDLRTQFGHAGYERAKKHYSAERYVKEVEDLYLGLLKEKGITP, via the coding sequence GTGAATAGTATTAGGCTACTTTTTTGTGTCGAAACTATTGCATCTGGGGGGGTGGAACAGACACGTTTGATGATTTGTAAATATTTAATCCATAGAGGTTTTCAAATAAAAATAACCTGTACCTATGCTGGAGGCCCTATTGCAGATTCATTTCAGAAACTTGGTGTAGAACTCATTCAGGTTGGAGCTATGAAAGGGCCATTTGATATAGATGTACATAGAAAAGTTCAGAATTTAATTAAATCTTTTCGCCCACATATTATTCATGGGGGGGTATTTGAAGGAAATAGTGTAACAGCCATTTCTGGTTTTTTAAAGAATGTTCCAATACGTATAATAGAAGAAACTTCCGATCCTCAGAATCGCTCAACAAAAGCAAACTGGCTTTTAAAAATATATTCTAAAATGTCAGATAAGGTTGTCGCCATTTCTCCCAAGGTTTATGAGTATCTAAGTTTGGAGGCAAAAATAAAACCGAAAGAAAAAATAGTTTTAATTAATAATGCTGTGCAAGCTATTCAAAGAAGTGCTTCTAATGAAATCGCTAGATTAAAATTAAAATTTGGGATAGGAGATGGAAATTTAGTAATTGGCTTTGTAGGAAGATTGAATAATGATCATAAAAGGATATCTGATTTATTGTCAGCGTTACCACTATTAAAATCAAACAGGATTAAATTACTAATTGTGGGAAACGGAGTCGATATGCAGATGATTAAAGAGAGAGTCGATGAATTGAAACTTTCGAATCAGGTAATATTTGCTGGATATCAATTTAATACCTCAATATTTTACCAAATCATGGACATAGCCTGTTTCCCCTCTGCAAGGGAAGGCTTTGGCTTAGTAGCCGCAGAAGCCATGATGCATCATTTACCAGTGGTAGCGACCAAGGTAGGCGGCTTACAAAATGTGGTGGTGGATGGAGAAACCGGTTTTTTAGTCCCACCCTATAATCCCCAGTCCCTGGCCGACAAGCTCCAACACCTCATCGACCACCCCGACCTCAGAACCCAATTCGGCCATGCCGGTTACGAAAGAGCCAAAAAGCATTATTCCGCAGAAAGGTACGTAAAGGAGGTAGAGGATTTGTATTTGGGGCTATTGAAGGAGAAAGGGATTACGCCCTAA
- a CDS encoding glycosyltransferase family 4 protein yields the protein MPKKNKILFLPKYPRMGASSRLRTFQYLPLWEAAGFDVTLSSFFNKQYLEEHYAKRPIDKGNVLACYKRRWKILRNAADYEYIIIEKELFPFIPFGLEKWAFKQGPQYIFDYDDAVFHNYDLHGNKWIRSLLRDKIDRLMARADQLWLGNEYLAARAQEAGAHNIMDLPTVIDLNKYQLGPVKENATVKIGWIGSPTTLKYLDQLKPVFEGLKKEEAFTLHIIANGQGIGLFDLEKTLYWSEQEEVAMIQQLDIGIMPLNDTPWEQGKCAYKLIQYMACGLPVIASPIGMNKEVVRHGVNGFLASSHEEWTRYLKILLEDPYLRQIMGTAGRKLVEEKYTLEHNWQKIQSYLNINSEVPHL from the coding sequence GTGCCCAAAAAAAACAAAATACTCTTCCTTCCCAAATACCCACGAATGGGAGCCAGCAGCAGGCTAAGGACCTTTCAGTACCTGCCCTTATGGGAGGCAGCAGGTTTTGATGTAACCCTTTCCTCCTTCTTTAATAAACAATACCTGGAAGAACATTATGCAAAGCGCCCCATCGATAAAGGTAATGTGCTTGCCTGTTATAAAAGACGCTGGAAGATACTTCGGAACGCTGCTGATTATGAGTATATCATCATAGAAAAAGAACTCTTTCCCTTTATCCCCTTTGGCTTGGAAAAATGGGCCTTCAAACAAGGTCCCCAATACATCTTCGATTATGATGATGCCGTATTCCATAATTATGACCTACATGGGAATAAATGGATCAGAAGCTTACTAAGGGACAAAATAGACCGGCTAATGGCCAGGGCAGATCAACTTTGGTTGGGCAATGAGTACTTGGCCGCAAGGGCACAAGAAGCCGGTGCCCATAATATCATGGACCTCCCTACCGTCATTGATTTAAATAAGTACCAACTGGGACCTGTAAAGGAAAATGCAACCGTAAAAATAGGTTGGATAGGCTCGCCCACCACACTGAAATACTTGGACCAATTAAAGCCGGTTTTTGAAGGGCTGAAAAAAGAAGAGGCTTTCACCCTACATATTATCGCCAATGGACAGGGGATAGGCTTGTTTGACCTGGAAAAAACACTCTACTGGTCCGAGCAAGAGGAAGTAGCTATGATCCAGCAATTGGATATCGGCATCATGCCCCTAAACGATACTCCTTGGGAGCAGGGAAAATGTGCCTATAAGCTCATCCAGTACATGGCCTGTGGGCTGCCCGTTATCGCTTCACCCATTGGCATGAACAAGGAAGTGGTCCGGCATGGAGTGAATGGCTTTTTGGCCAGCAGCCACGAGGAATGGACCCGGTACCTGAAAATCCTTCTGGAAGACCCTTATCTCCGGCAAATCATGGGCACAGCAGGCAGAAAACTGGTAGAAGAAAAATACACCCTCGAGCACAACTGGCAAAAAATCCAATCCTACTTAAATATTAATAGTGAAGTTCCACATTTATAA
- a CDS encoding glycosyltransferase family protein — translation MNNHHPKKLLFITWDSDSTNYLESLFLPILQGLQESGIVSCAILQFSWAAPDKIKQLKSLSEAQDIAYWHYPISRKPHPLLGSLWTVYKGRKIIKKLIKQEGFQLLMPRSTMPAMMVNRLWRVLKRKEVKVLFDADGLPLEERLDFTALKSNDFQYKYLKRQETQMLQKANKVLCRTQKAIDFHIPKVGESRRRDFHWVSNGRDADRFTFSTQDRERVRQALGIRETEKLWVYTGSLGPQYALKEMLGIFELYQTKQPNSRFLILVNHKEHLGHAIPKGLKDKLIFRSLPFQEIPAHLSAADIAFSLRLPAWSMRGVAPIKLGEYLLMGLPVIASTGIGDTEILLQGLPFVHLYYHREKDRKERAVEWVKDLSTVDRQEIRDFALAHFSLNKSIAEYSKVINESLKE, via the coding sequence ATGAACAACCACCACCCCAAAAAACTCCTTTTCATCACTTGGGACAGTGACAGTACCAATTACCTGGAAAGCCTCTTCCTGCCCATACTTCAGGGCTTGCAGGAAAGTGGGATAGTAAGCTGTGCCATCCTACAGTTTTCCTGGGCTGCCCCGGATAAGATCAAACAATTAAAAAGCCTCTCTGAAGCACAGGACATTGCTTATTGGCATTATCCGATCAGTCGGAAACCCCATCCACTGCTGGGGAGCTTATGGACCGTTTATAAGGGGCGAAAGATCATCAAAAAGCTGATCAAGCAAGAAGGTTTCCAGCTCCTTATGCCTAGGAGCACCATGCCGGCCATGATGGTCAATAGACTCTGGCGGGTATTGAAAAGAAAGGAGGTGAAGGTGCTCTTCGATGCGGATGGCCTGCCTTTGGAGGAAAGACTGGATTTTACGGCCTTAAAAAGCAATGACTTTCAGTATAAATACCTGAAAAGGCAGGAAACCCAAATGCTGCAAAAAGCCAATAAGGTTTTGTGCAGGACACAGAAAGCCATAGACTTCCATATTCCCAAGGTAGGGGAGAGTCGGCGCAGGGATTTTCACTGGGTAAGCAACGGAAGGGATGCCGACCGGTTTACTTTTTCGACTCAAGATAGGGAACGTGTCAGGCAGGCACTGGGCATAAGGGAGACCGAGAAACTCTGGGTATACACAGGCAGCTTAGGACCCCAATACGCCCTGAAGGAGATGTTGGGCATTTTTGAACTGTATCAGACAAAACAGCCCAACAGCCGCTTTTTAATTTTGGTCAATCATAAAGAGCATTTGGGGCATGCCATACCAAAGGGCCTAAAGGATAAGTTGATCTTCCGATCCCTACCTTTTCAGGAAATCCCTGCCCACCTGTCAGCGGCAGATATCGCTTTTTCCCTGCGCCTGCCAGCCTGGAGCATGAGGGGAGTGGCCCCCATTAAGTTGGGGGAGTATTTACTGATGGGCCTTCCGGTGATCGCCAGTACTGGGATTGGCGATACAGAAATTTTACTGCAAGGACTGCCATTTGTCCACCTCTATTACCACCGCGAAAAGGACCGAAAAGAGCGGGCCGTGGAATGGGTGAAGGACTTATCCACAGTAGACCGTCAGGAGATCAGGGATTTTGCCCTGGCGCATTTTAGCCTCAATAAAAGCATAGCCGAATATAGCAAGGTCATCAACGAGAGCCTTAAGGAATAA